GTCCACGGAGGACCCGTCGAACCCGATGCCCTCCTCGAAGGCCTCCTCGAGGTCCTCGGGCGAGATGGAGAACGACTTGAGGTTCCCAAGGACATCGGTGAACCAGAGCCGCACGAAGCGTATGTCGCGCTCTTCGACGGTACGTAGTACGAAGTCGATGTTCTGCTCGTTGGTCATGAGGCTGCCTCACAGGTCAGAATCGAATGGGAGCCAACGCTCCGCCTAGCGTCGACACTTTCCCACATACGTGTTACATCGATGTTTCGGCCCGACCGCGAACGGTATGGCAGGCCACCTGGAGGGAGGGCATGCCACGGCTCCTCCATGGACGGGCGGGACCGCAAGGCGAGAGGGACCCCTATCTCGGGCCCTCCTCGACCCCGCCATCGAAGTGCTCCATCCCGGCCGAGAGGTCGTCCACCATGCGCTGGCCACAGGGGCACTCGCCCACCCCCGTACGTGCCGAGGCGCACGAGCCGGCCTGGCCGCACCCGGCACAGCCCCCGTCGGAACGGGCACGCAGGAGATGCCGCACGCACAGGATGACTGCGATGGCGACGGCGGCGAGGATGATGCCGTCCAGAAGCCCCATGTCTCCCCCTTTGACGGTTCGAGGTCCCTCACGAATGTTAACCTTGGCTAACTATAGCAGACGACTTGCCCTTTCGGAAGGGCGCACAGTGGATGGTAGTGCGGCCCTCACGCTGCCGTCCATGTCTGATATACGTCCATTCATGCTGGTCTCGCTTGCCAACTCACTAATATGCCATACTCTATCCACAGGTCATCGCGCGCACGGAGGTGCGCGCCCAGCAGAGGGCAGGTCTTCATGGCGAGCACCAAGACAGGGTCATTGGGCCGCACGGGAGTCGTGGCGTCTGACTGCATGCAGGTCATACCTCGGATCGACGGCGAGTCTGGGTCCTCGTACTCCTACCGGGTCCTCTATTACAACATCCTCATGCTCTACATGCCCCCTGGATCCTGGATTCGCGAGAGTGCCATCGCCCAGAAGCTCGGCCTGTCACGCACGCCGGTCCATGAGGCCGTGGCCCTGCTCAACGACCGCCACCTCGTCGACGTCGCGCCCCAGAGCGCCACGCACGTCTCGTGCATAGACATCTCGATGCTGCGACAGGGATGCTTCCTCCGCTCGTCCATAGAGCCGCTCGTCTTCAAGCAGGTCGCCGTGTCGATCTCGAACGAGTACCGCACCGCCCTCTCGAAGAACCTCGAGGCGCAGAGGGAGATTCCCGCAGGCAACCGCCCGGAGGACGAGTACCTCTACCTCGACAACATCTTCCACCGCCTCGTCTACCAGGCAGCGGGCAAGGACTTCATCTGGGAGCAGCTCAGAAGGGCGAGCGCCCCCTATGACCGGGTGCGCTACATGGGCCTGCTCTTCGGCTACGACCACCCCTCGATCGAGGACCACGAGTTCCTCTTCAGGTACCTCACGCTCGGAGGCATACCCGACGAGGAGGTCCTGGACCTCATCCACGCGCACCTCGCCCGGTACGTGAGCTTCTTCGACCGGCTTGCCACCGACTTCCCCGAGTACTTCGTGTTCGACGAGGAGCAGCCCGACCCCATCTCGTCCGAGGAGCCCATGTCCCTCATCGTATGACGAGAGCCCGTCACATTGCATCGCCAAGAGGAGGGGCCCGCTCGGTCGAGCGGGCCCCTCCTCTGACTCGGACCGGGTGATCGGCCTAGAGACGCTCCAGGTACTCCCTGGACGCGACGGCCGTCTCGGGCGTGCTGTTCTCGACCACGGCCTGGAGATGGGGCTTCGTGCGGTCGGCCCACGCCACGATGGGTGCGAGGTCGAAGCAGCCCGTGGTGCCGGCGCCGTGGCAGACGAGTCGGCCGGCCTCGTCCACGGCACCAGCCATGTCAGGTACGTCCGCAGGCACGACCTCGCAGTCCTTGGCGTGGAGCACCTGTATCTCGCGGCCGCAGAGGTCGAGCATGCGTCCCACCTCGTCCTGGGCCTGGGGCAGGATGGACGCGTGGAGCAGCGCCACCGGATCATAGATGACGCCGAGGTTGGGGCTCGCCACCGCATCGAGCACCCCACGGCAGCGCTCAGGCGTGCAGACGACCTCGTTGTAGCCAGGCTCGATGGCGAGCGTCACGCCGAAGTGGGCGCAGGGCCCCACCGCACGGGTGAGAGCGGCGACGAAGGCCGCGAGGGCCTTGTCGCCGAAGCGGTCGGGATTGACCTCGTTGTTGGCAGAGGGCCTTCCCGTCTCGGTGCCCACGATGCCGCAACCCATCCACGCCGCGAAGCGGGCACATGACTCGTACTCGGCAAGGTAGTTGTCGAGCTGCGACGAGAAGGGCGTGGCGAGGTTCTTGTAGCAGCCGAAGACCGCGCAGTCGAGGTGGTTCCGGTCGAGCTCGCGGCGCAGGTGCGCGGCCAGCCCCGGGGTGAGACCGAACCGGTCGATGCCGTACTCGGCATAGACTACCTTGCTCGCCAGGTGCACGCAGGTGAACCCCTGCTCATGGGCCATCTCGAGGCGACGCTCGAGCGATGCTGGCTCCATGTCGTGAAGACGTATGCCCACCGAGAGCCTGCTCATGGCACGTCCTTCCCTAGTCGGCGGCGCCGAAGTCGACGCCGCACTCACCTTCGAGCCCATCATGCCTGATGACCTCGATGTAGGCAAGGATGAGCGGGGCCACGCCCTTGGCGTCGTTCTTCACGACCGGCTCGCGCATGTAGTAGTCGAACGTCCCCTCGCGATAGGCGAAGCGCCCGCCGCCGTCGCCCATGCCTGCCTGCAGACAGATGCCATCGAGCTGCAGCTCGCCGTCGACCTCGGTGAGCTCGCGCTCGCAGATGCCGTCGAAGGCGCGACGGCCGTACGGGTAGTAGGCGTCCTCGAGCACGCCAAGGCGCACGCCCTTCATGATGGCGTTGGCGAAGATGGCCGATCCGCTCGTCTCGAGGTAGTTGGGCTTGCACTTGGGCATGTTGATGACCTGGTGCCACATGCCCGTCTCGGCATCCTGGTAGGGAAGCATCGAGTCGATGAGGTCCTTGAACATGGAGCGCAGCTCGTCACGCTCGGCGGACATGCTGGGGGGCATGATCTCCCAGGTGTCCACGAGCGCCATGGCGAACCAGCCCTCGGCGCGGAGCCAGAAGTTGGTGGACAGCCCCGTCACGGGGTCGCACCAGAAGTCGGAGCGCGACGAGTCGTACACGTGGTAGTAGAGCCCGTTGCGGTCGTCGCGCATGAGCTTCCTGACGTTCTCGAACTGGTGGAAGCTGTCGGAGCAGGCATGGCCGTCGTGGAACGACAGCTCGTACTGCATGTAGAACGGCTGGGCCATGTAGAGGCCGTCGAGCCAGACCTGGTTGGGATAGATGAGCTTGTGCCAGAAGTTGCCCTCCTTGGTGCGGGGTTGGTGCTCGAGCTGGCCATAGATCGTGTCCATGGCGCGACGGTACTTCTCCTTCTTGGTGTAGGCATAGAGGATGTAGAGGGTCTTGCCGGCGTTGACGTTGTCCAGGT
This genomic stretch from Atopobiaceae bacterium harbors:
- a CDS encoding FeoB-associated Cys-rich membrane protein; its protein translation is MGLLDGIILAAVAIAVILCVRHLLRARSDGGCAGCGQAGSCASARTGVGECPCGQRMVDDLSAGMEHFDGGVEEGPR
- a CDS encoding glycoside hydrolase family 88 protein; this translates as MGCSSILDRYIQQLMENSTPQAPAWNIEKMRSGKENTWNYIDGCMIKALLEFYDITADNSYLIFADQYIDYFVQEDGSIRHYDPLEYNLDNVNAGKTLYILYAYTKKEKYRRAMDTIYGQLEHQPRTKEGNFWHKLIYPNQVWLDGLYMAQPFYMQYELSFHDGHACSDSFHQFENVRKLMRDDRNGLYYHVYDSSRSDFWCDPVTGLSTNFWLRAEGWFAMALVDTWEIMPPSMSAERDELRSMFKDLIDSMLPYQDAETGMWHQVINMPKCKPNYLETSGSAIFANAIMKGVRLGVLEDAYYPYGRRAFDGICERELTEVDGELQLDGICLQAGMGDGGGRFAYREGTFDYYMREPVVKNDAKGVAPLILAYIEVIRHDGLEGECGVDFGAAD
- a CDS encoding sugar phosphate isomerase/epimerase; amino-acid sequence: MSRLSVGIRLHDMEPASLERRLEMAHEQGFTCVHLASKVVYAEYGIDRFGLTPGLAAHLRRELDRNHLDCAVFGCYKNLATPFSSQLDNYLAEYESCARFAAWMGCGIVGTETGRPSANNEVNPDRFGDKALAAFVAALTRAVGPCAHFGVTLAIEPGYNEVVCTPERCRGVLDAVASPNLGVIYDPVALLHASILPQAQDEVGRMLDLCGREIQVLHAKDCEVVPADVPDMAGAVDEAGRLVCHGAGTTGCFDLAPIVAWADRTKPHLQAVVENSTPETAVASREYLERL
- a CDS encoding GntR family transcriptional regulator; its protein translation is MASTKTGSLGRTGVVASDCMQVIPRIDGESGSSYSYRVLYYNILMLYMPPGSWIRESAIAQKLGLSRTPVHEAVALLNDRHLVDVAPQSATHVSCIDISMLRQGCFLRSSIEPLVFKQVAVSISNEYRTALSKNLEAQREIPAGNRPEDEYLYLDNIFHRLVYQAAGKDFIWEQLRRASAPYDRVRYMGLLFGYDHPSIEDHEFLFRYLTLGGIPDEEVLDLIHAHLARYVSFFDRLATDFPEYFVFDEEQPDPISSEEPMSLIV